The genomic DNA aaaaacaaaaaaaacctcccaAAATTCAGAGTAAGCTGTAAGctgtatatgtttttttttttactgagctCCTGTGATCCAATGTGAACTTTGTAATTtctttgcagttttaaaatgaaaaagaaaatcttccTATATGACAGCTCTGCCTGCGCCTATAAGATCAACATATGCAAGAATGTCCAATATAATATTGGTGATGGAGTTTGTGTCATTAGGAGTTGGTGATTTAAGGTGCTGAATtgagctgctagagccggcggccggctgtagctgctagagccggcggccggctgtagctgctagagccggcggccggctgtagctgctagagccggcggccggctgtagctgctagagccggcggccggctgtagctgctagagccggcggccggctgtagctgctagagccggcggccggctgtagctgctagagccggcggccggctgtagctgctagagccggcggccggctgtagctgctagagccggcggccggctgtagctgctagagccggcggccggctggagctgctagagccggcggccgtTAGCTGGCAGAGCCGCGGCCGGCtgtagctgctagagccggcgcCGGCtgtagctgctagagccggcgcCGGCtgtagctgctagagccggcggcgGCGGCGCtgtagctgctagagccggcgaCCGGCtgtagctgctagagccgggcGGCTGTggctgctagagccggcggccgggctgtagctgctagagccggcggccggctgtAGCTGCTTGTGCCGGCGGCCGGCggtagctgctagagccggcggccggcggtagctgctagagccggcggccggctgtagctgctagagccggcggccggctgtagctgctagagccggcgcCGGCGGCCGGCtgtagctgctagagccggcggccggctgtagctgctagagccggcggccggctgtagctgctagagccggcggccggctgtagctgctagagccggcggccggctgtagctgctagagccggcggccggctgtagctgctagagccggcggccggctgtCGCGGCTGCTAGAGCCGGAGCCGGCCGGCTGCTGGCCAGAGCCGGCGGCTGTGGCTGCTAGAGCGGGCAGCCGGCGTCGTGGCTGCTgggagccggcggccggctgtagctgctagagccggcggcgGCCGGCtgtagctgctagagccggcggctGTAGCTGCCGGGCGCCGCCGGCTGTAGTGCCGGCGGCCGGCtgtagctgctagagccggcggccggctgtagctgctagagccggcggccggctgtagctgctagagccggcggccggctgtagctgctagagccggctgCCGGCtgtagctgctagagccggcggccggctgtagctgctagagccggcggccggctgtagctgctagagccggcggccggctgtagctgctagagccggcggccggctgtagctgctagagccggcggccggctgtagctgctagagccggcggccggctgtagctgctagagccggcggccggctgtagctgctagagccggcggccggctgtagctgctagagccggcggccggctgtagctgctagagccggcggccggctgtagctgctagagccggcggccggctgtagctgctagagccggcggccggctgtAGCTAGAGCCGGTAAAATTAGCACCTTCTTATCACCTTTTTGACGCATAACCCCTGCTGATACATTTCACCAGACACCAGGGGGGAGATAGCCCCCCCTGGCCCCTTTCCACAGGGCACTGCTCGATCCAGGTACTGGCGGCACTGGGTTCCGAACCCCAGCCTCTCCCGCCACTGGTGCTCATGCCCACTTGGGTGCTTGAGAGTGTGCTGAACCCACTGCGCCATCGGTACCTTTCACACTGAGAGATCTTATCCTGACACATTTATCATTATCATTTGGGATGTCAGAATTTAAAATTCACCACCTCTCCCCTAACACTTCCAGAGTTTCCCATCTCCCTTTGAATTCAAGTTGTCACCAAACCATGGGACGACTTGAACCTGCAACCTCCTGATTACCAGGCAGCCCACTCTCCCAAGGCCACAGATAAAGACACTTGCTGAAGTGCTCCAAAGGTTTTTAAATTCTCTCCTTAGACTCAAATCACCAAAACTGACCAAGCCAttgtaagatttgaacctgccACCTTCAGACTCCCAAGCAAGCCTTTATCTCGCTAGACTACCAAAGCAGACATTTGCAATGTGTTCCAgatgtttcctcttctttatttggagtcaaagcttaaaaattgacaaagtcagattaagatttgaacctgcaaCCTTCAGACTCCCAGACAGACCTCTACCTCCCTAGCTCACATAGACAGACACCTGCCATCATCTCCTAAAgcttttcccttctttcttcagACTCAGCTCTTAAAAACTGACCAAGCCTAAGTAGGATTTGAACCTGACACCTTCAGACTCCCAACCAATCCTTTATCTCTCTAGACTACCAAAGCAGACACCTGCAAGGGACTTCCAGGggtttcctcttctttatttgaagtcaaagcttgaaaattgacaaagtcatattaagatttgaacctgccACCTTCAGACTCCCAGACAGACCGCTCCTCCTCTTGgccacagagacaaacatctcGAGAAGTTCCAAAAgattctcctttttctctttggaGAATCGCATTGCCCCGTCCTCCCGGTCGAAAAGACTTTGTCATTCGTGAGACACTCTGACTCTTTGTGCCCCTGGATGTACACTTTAATACTTCGTGCCCCTGGGTGTCCAATTTTAGGACAACTGGAGGAGTAAGGGGGGGCAGCTATCCTTCCCAAGGCAGAGAAGCCCCTCACACGGGCTGCCAGGCAAAGGGGGCAAAATAGGGCCAACAAAGACACTCGCTTTCAAactcaacccccccccccccccttttttttttttttattcaaaatgctTTGACCTAGAGTGCTCAAATTCGGTTATGTTCATCCTGGAATCATGTACAATCGTGGTCAGTTTTTTCAGACTCCTATGACCTTGCTAAGTCTCAAAGATCAGGCATAAGAGGCCtaaaatgcatgcacagggCCCCAGAAAAGGACTTTTTTGCACGTTGTGTCACAGGATTCTATGCTGGACTCCCCTTTTCCACGTTGTGTCACTGGATTTCATGCTGTATTCCCTTTTTTCACATTGTGTCACTGGACAGACATCTACCTCCCTAGCCATAAAAACTGTATGGAAAACATGaatcaaaaatatgtaataagtTTGCACATATATACCCTAAataagcaaaaacagcttgaagtacaattataataagttaaaggtggcaaaaatggtcacaaagtagaaaaaatggctgagaagtggcaaaaataagttatagGTTACATTAAATgttccaaatgtggcaaaaatgagtgaaaagtgactcgAATAGGCAAAAAGCAATCCAGattggcaagaatgggcagaaaataggaaacaagtggtactGAGATGCAAAAactagctgaaatgggtgaacattggcagaaaaaatggtgaaaaggggcaaaaactggacAAAAGTGACAAACTGGGTTAAAGAAAAGTAGGAAATATGTGGTATGTAATTGCAAAGGGGGtttaaatggctgaaaagtggcaaaatttggtaaaaagggcaaaaactttccctttttaagagtttttgaGGGGGTAATATTAAACAtcaagacattaaagagccacaagtaTTCAAAAAGctccacacgttgagtatcactgatttaaacgCTCTTCTATCAGATCGATTTTTCCCTCACAGTGAAGCCTTTGTCTTAAAGGCGGAGCGGGCGGGACGTGCtcttctctgattggtggatgaATCGAACGCTCAGCGCACGAGCAGCAGAGTCTCTATATAAAGACAGAGAACGCTGCCGCCGCTGCACGCTTTGATCTCAGACACTTAGATAAGACGTAACAATGTCAGCACGTGGTGGTAAGGGAGCCGGTAAGGTGAGAGCCAAGGCGAAGAGCCGTTCATCCCGTGCCGGGCTCCAGTTCCCGGTGGGTCGCGTCCACAGACTGCTGAGGAAAGGGAACTATGCACAGCGGGTGGGTGCCGGAGGCCCGGTCTACCTGGCGGCGGTGCTGGAGTATTTGACCGCTGAGATCCTGGAGCTGGCTGGAAACGCTGCCCGGGACAACAAGAAGACCAGGATCATCCCCCGGCACCTGCAGCTGGCTGTCCGCAACGACGAGGAGCTCAACAAGCTGTTCGGAGGAGTCACCATCGCTCAGGGCGGCGTGCTGCCAAACATACACGCTACTCTGCTGCCCAAGAAGACCGAAAGACCCGCCAAGATCAAGTAGATCCCCATAGCTGGACTACAGGAACAACGGCTCTTCTAAGAGCCACGCAAACACAAACCAAAGAGCTTCATCATCCTCCTATATTAACATAGCAGTCTGATCTTTGGCTCAGCTGTCATTCGTTCATCTCATCacttctttaaccctttttctaCTCAGAACGAGCCAGAAGGGATGCTCGAAACGGCTGATTCTAAATAACTGCATGATTAGGTCTGACACTATTACAGGAGTTACATCAGGGTTGGTGGTCTAGCTTTACAGGTTCAGACCACAAGGAGAAACCTGTGAAATTATCGCTGTATATGAGCTGTATGGACATTAAAGTCACAAACTAAAGGTTAATACTGACAAGGACAAGTTATTGTACAGCATAGCTTAACTATGAGGATCTATTTGGATCAATAAATTGTAGTCATTACAATTGCAGCTCCTGTAAAAGGAGCTGATCAGACTGGTGGCcagcaaaaacatggtccattgtaaagttaagctgtagtattttacatttaacctgcAATATAACCACcagttttaaagaaacaaatattttttaaaattcatttgtgcagtaagtcgcccacataaaaatgttaatccttttgtttaaaacagaatcaaaatatattaaaattagCTACAATagattaataatggcaaaaaaagctgGGAAAGGTTGGTCAGTTgcagtttaaaagtagcaagtATGGCTtaagtgccaaaaaaaacaaacaaaaaaaatggtacaGAGGGTCTAATGGTAGCAatgatgggtcaacagagccaacgataggcagagagtggcaagatctggtttggaagtggcaaaaagaggcagaaaaaagtggtggtaAGGGTTTCAAAGTGAGAAAAGTGTGTTCtagttggcaaaaatgagttaacttTGGcgaaattggtgttaaaaaagtgatgacaggGGAGCAGGTGCCTAGTGGTTAAAGACGctcccaggttcgaatccggcctgaggccctttactgcatgtctcccccccactcttgaccctgtttccgactctatccactgtcctcctctatctaataaaggcagaaaaatgcccaaaataaatctttaaaaaaaaaaagaaaaagtgatgacaatgTGTTGAAATCTGtgaaaaatggtgtaaagtggcaagagtGTAAAACTATTCCTATTTCTTGAAGGCATCTGGAGCCCCCCTGTCAGTGTGTGtggacccccaatggggtcccgagcCCAAGGTTGAGAAGCAGTGACCTAACAGAGGTGAAATTTCCACAAATCCAAAAGCCATGTCTGTTAGCAGACCGGAGCGCTGTCCGAGACACTTTCAGCCATGATATATAAAAATAACGTTTCTAATACTGACTCTAAGTATTTAGTCTACCAATAATAAATTGTCTGACCATTACTTTTGCATTGATGTACACATGCGAATGCTTCAagtctgcaaagaaaagaaatcagccTGATAAAATGTCTGTATTGTGTTCGGTTTGAGCTGATGTATGTGAGAGCCTTGTGATGAGGCGTTAGTATAAAGCATGAGCAGTTTAGTGAAGTGAAACCAACGGCTGTGTTTGACGTTTAGGATAAGAGTGACTGGACTGTGTGTAATGCGATGTTAATGCGTTGAATTTTAGGAGTCCCACTTATGTGATGTTCGAAGTAATTTTGAAATGGAGTGAAAGAAAGAGTGGCTTGACTCGGGAGATTGGACTCATAAGCCGGAGCTGTGGTCAGGTGTCGGGGAAGGGGGGCACATGCATGAATGCGGAAGTGTGGATTAGAACCAGGAGGGAAGGTTGTTGTAGTGTCAGTTTAGACTGAAGATATGAAAGATGTGTGGTGAGGATGATGTGTTTCGTGTAGACGTTGTTAACCCTTCAGGTTTGTTGATTGCTCTGTAGTATTAAAATACAGGAGTTTAGTTCTCTTCATGGCGTGTGTTGGCCCTTAAAGAGCcgttgtttgtgttgttgtccCCGGTGAGCGGTGAGGGTCTTAGGCCCTCTCTCCGCGATCCTGCGGGCCAGCTGAATGTCTTTGGGCATGATAGTGACCCTCTTGGCGTGAATGGCGCAGAGGTTGGTGTCCTCGAAGAGTCCGACCAGGTAAGCCTCTGAGGCCTCCTGCAGGGCCATGACGGCCGAGCTCTGGAAGCGCAGGTCGGTCTTGAAGTCCTGAGCGATCTCCCGGACGAGGCGCTGGAAGGGCAGCTTCCTGATGAGCAGCTCCGTGGACTTCTGGTAGCGCCGGATCTCTCGGAGAGCCACGGTACCGGGACGGTAACGGTGGGGTTTCTTGACTCCGCCGGTGGCCGGGGCGCTCTTGCGGGCAGCCTTGGTGGCCAGCTGCTTCCTGGGAGCTTTTCCTCCGGTAGATTTACGGGCGGTCTGCTTTGTTCTCGCCATTTTTACTCTCCACGATCAGGGAAGTCACGCCGTTTCGGCGCCAACAGCCGCTTTATGAAGACAACGCCGGCGAGGGCTCACTGCTCATTGGTTCAGCCACACAGGCGCGTGAGCTCAAGCTCATCAACTACTGGACAGACACATTCAAACTCTAACGGTCCTCAACGGCGGCGGACGCAGACAAAGGCAGACAAAGGGGCAGTAGAGAGGCGGAGTTCAGCTTGGTTTCACCACATTTGTTCAAAAAGAGCTTCAACACTTCAACAAACCAGCGTTCTTATACTTTATAACACTCATAATTTaacatgaaactgaaacaaTGACATGAATAACTCttagttttcaaacttttttcgcccaaggcacaccgaaggttaagccaaaatctctgGGCACACCATGTTCACATCAATGCAAAATAGACTAATATAACAGTCTGATAAAAGGGAGAGGTTTCTAGGGCCTAGCCAACTGGGggtggtgaaaggtggcaaaaattggttaaaagtgatgaaaaaacatggcaaactTGGGCAAAAGatggcaagacaaagtcaaaaatgggcaacaattgGCCCAAGGGAccaaaaaataggttaaaagtggcaaaaaacatgttgaaagtggcaaaaaagtggcaaaaatggattgaaagtggtcaaaaagtagggctgaacgatttgggaaaataatataattgcgatttttttttttttacccaatattgcgatttgaaaTGGGgttattccttaagttcctcatcttatgtattttccaacaaacacaagcaataaatcattctatattacaaccaaCCCAATATTAGACTGAGCAAGAGcagaacaattttgaaaaaaatacttatctgtgatgattttgactcgtattgcaaactGGATAAGAATTGTTGTATTGTCATTCTCATATCTCCTgagaaaaaagtataaaaatgaagaaagtaggattgttttgtagattatttgaaaaaaggcaCTTGAATGGTTGCATCTTTATGTAATGtataatgcaacaaaaaaagttctaaactggtattttgacataaatttctggttaaagaaatattgcaccttttgccatttgaaaattacagcgggccatattgcgatttaatctaatttgcgattaattgtccagccctatcaaaaagggttaaatgtgattgaaagtggtaaaaacgggttaaaagtgattCAATAAAtcggcaaaaagtggcaagacaatggcaaagtgagtgaaaattgtcaagaaggtggcaaaaaaggttacaagtggcagaaaagtggcaaaaaaggtttaaatttgCTAAAGGGTGGTAAAAATAAGTTAGAgtaatgaaaaaatgaactgTCCGAATAGtagcaaaaatatggcaaaaagttgcaaaaaagggtcaaaagtattttttaaaaagttgtgaaattgcaaaaaagcagtaaaattggtttaagttgtcaaaataagtggcagaatgggtagaaaaatcggttaacttggttaaaagtagcaagaatTCATTATTGCAACACCAgtttcaactcaataatagcttgccaaatgaagtaactgttagccaggatgctagcaccaatgctactgatccaaaatACATACACTGATCATCAGTacatcacaactggggaggtcccgtactctgggggttttcaggggcccagcagaTTCACATGGCACCCCttgacttgcctcaaggcacactacggtgccttgccacaccatatgagaaccactgcattaacCTCCTGGGATAGGAtctcaaagtttaaaacatcagcctggtctttgagcaggaatttcttggaaacttttctttccaaaatccaGACAAATCCCCCCCcaaaatcaaggaaaatgccTAAAATTTTGGTTAAAATTCTCAAACATATTTATAAAGCATCCCACAAAAAGTACCCTAAAGTTTCTCTAAAAAGTCCCCAAATGTTTtggtgaaactttatcataaagccttttttaaacagtaaccaagttaaaaacatgtgaattccaaaagaaacaaacaaaacaaaacaaaacaaaacaaaacaaaacaaaaaaaaaattgaaagcaaATACCCCCAAAATTCCAcagaaaattcttgaaaattttcaaaatcattcttcaaattttcatgatgaagacaaaacatccaaacattaaaaaaaaaaaaatcctttaaaatttcCATGGGAATTCTTCAGCGTTTTAAGGAACACCCTCCACCtccaaattcccaatcaaattcctaaaaaatgtcaaattaatttCCTTGATTTCTAAAAAACgtcctgaaattttcataacATTTCAGACAAATACCTCAAAAAAATCAAGAGCAGAGACGATTAGTTTAAGAAAGTTAAAGTGTTATGTCCCACTATGTGCATgtagggtcttaggaggttaaactATTGGAGAGAAAATCGACTACAGAACCCCCAAAGTTTCCTCTCAGCACCCCTAAGAACAACACAGGCGGGtattctgtgtttgtctgtttcttCTTATTCCCCAGCATTTTTAATCGGCAGTAGTGATAATCAGCACACTGCAGGACATGGCGATCTCCCTGAATGTGGAAATGAACGAGCTCAGTGGAGGGGGTCATAAGAATCACTCCTCCCTCAGCTGACTCCATTTCTGACCAAAAAACCACTCAGCCtaaacatctgctctaaaaccgACCCAGGTCTGGATTTCTCTGCAGAAAAAGAACCTTCAAGAGTCTTAGCTACTTCCTGATCAAAGACAAGGCCTATGTTCAAACTGATCCGGTCCAACTAATCCCAAATACGAGCGATAGACTATGAATGCATTCAGACTAAAGCTCAGCCATAATCAGCCACTGCTGGACCACTGTTCTACTTAGAGTGCATCCAGAAAGTATTCACAGCGCttcacttttttccacatattgttagattagtttttttatttttttatggattaaattcatttttttcctcaaaattctacacacaaaACCCAATAATAACTATGTGAAAGATGTTAAAAACTTTTGCAGATTTATCAAAAgtaaacagaaatataacatGTACGTTGGTACTCACAGTCTTCGCTCTGTACAttgttgaagcacctttggcaggaAATACAGCCTCCAGTTCGGAGTGTGATGCTACCAGCTTGGCACACCGATTTCTGTGctgtttcctccatttttctttgcagaagCTCTCAGCTCCATCAGGATGGATGTGGAGTGTCGGTGTCTCTGAGACACTTCCTTGGACTCCATGGCTTGGTTTGTGCTCTGacaggtgtgtgtctttccaaatcatgtccaatcaaggTAGACTCCAATCAGGGTGTAGAAAGATCTGAAGGATGATCAGTGGAAACAGGAGGCACCTGAGCACAATTTTGAATGTCATGGCAAAGGCTGTGAATAtctttgtaaatgtgttttgtatttatttatttattattagtaATATTACcataaaattttcaaaaatttcaaatgGATGTGAAGGGCTCTATGCCTGGGTTTTCCTTGGGCCCCAAAATTGCTAattcccccccccccttaaTATTTACACTAATGTTGATATAAATGGAACGTATCATATGAACACAACTTTCCCTTCTCATTTCAAAGATGGAAAAGTACTTTTTTTTATGAGACTGGAGAGAGaattcagaatttaaaaaaataataatctgaattctgagataaaaggaTTCTGGgatgaaagtcaaaattccTAGATCAAAGCCAAACATTTTGAGATACATATCAGAATAATCATAAgttagttatttttttgttttttgtttttttgatcaTATTAGCTGTACCCGAGAGCACAGTTAGATCTCCCGGGGTCCACActaataaaacatatttacaggaacattaaatgtacatttgaaaataaaatagagcACCACTGTCTGTACAAAGCATTGCAGATAGAATGAAGAATGTACTTTACACAAACCAAGGAgccaaaaaaatatacattagcatttaaaataattactgtCAAACAATGACACCCAACATATTTACAAAAGGTTAGGATTAAAACCTAAAAACACTCATGGGAAAAGTGTCCTACAAATATGATGCTTGAGGTTCTAaagaaatcaaagtcagaattgacagattaaagtcagaattgtgagattagagtcagaattatcagatcaaagtcagaattgtcagatcaaagtcagaattgtcagattaaagtcagaattgtcagattaaagtcagaattttcagattaaagtcagaattgtcagatcaaagtcagaattgtcagattaaagtcagaattttcagattaaagtcagaattgtcagattaaagtcagaattttcagattaaagtcagaattgtcagatcaaagtcagaattgtcagattaaagtcagaattttcagattaaagtcagaattgtcagattaaagtcagaattttcagattaaagtcagaattgtcagatcaaagtcagaatttccaGGTTAGTCAGAATTTCCAGGTTagtcagaatgtttttttttcctaca from Cheilinus undulatus linkage group 12, ASM1832078v1, whole genome shotgun sequence includes the following:
- the LOC121518696 gene encoding histone H2A-beta, sperm-like, producing the protein MSARGGKGAGKVRAKAKSRSSRAGLQFPVGRVHRLLRKGNYAQRVGAGGPVYLAAVLEYLTAEILELAGNAARDNKKTRIIPRHLQLAVRNDEELNKLFGGVTIAQGGVLPNIHATLLPKKTERPAKIK